One genomic segment of Cellulophaga sp. HaHaR_3_176 includes these proteins:
- the rpsK gene encoding 30S ribosomal protein S11 has translation MAKSNSKVTKKRKVIVESVGEAHVTASFNNIIISLTNKKGDVISWSSAGKMGFRGSKKNTPYAAQIAAEDCAKVAHEAGLRKVKVYVKGPGNGRESAMRSLHNAGIEVTEIIDITPMPHNGCRPPKRRRV, from the coding sequence ATGGCAAAGTCAAATTCAAAAGTCACAAAGAAACGTAAAGTAATTGTTGAATCAGTAGGAGAAGCTCATGTAACTGCATCTTTTAACAACATTATTATTTCTTTGACAAATAAAAAAGGAGACGTAATTTCTTGGTCTTCAGCAGGTAAAATGGGCTTTAGAGGTTCTAAAAAGAATACCCCTTATGCTGCCCAAATTGCTGCAGAAGATTGTGCTAAAGTTGCACATGAAGCTGGATTAAGAAAGGTTAAAGTTTACGTTAAAGGCCCTGGAAATGGTAGAGAATCAGCAATGAGATCTTTGCATAATGCAGGTATCGAAGTAACAGAGATTATCGATATTACTCCAATGCCTCATAACGGGTGTAGACCTCCAAAAAGAAGAAGAGTTTAA
- a CDS encoding DNA-directed RNA polymerase subunit alpha, protein MALFNFQKPDKVIMIDSTDFEGKFEFRPLEPGYGLTVGNALRRVLLSSLEGFAITSVRIDKVEHEFSVISGIVEDVTEIILNLKQVRFKRQIEDVDSETVSISVSGKNQLTAGDFQKFISGFQVLNPDLVICNMDAKVNVNMELVIEKGRGYVPAEENRKSGAPIGTIAIDSIFTPIKNVKYSIENFRVEQKTDYEKLVFEIESDGSIAPKDALTEGAKVLIHHFMLFSDERITLEADEIAQTETYDEESLHMRQLLKTKLVDMDLSVRALNCLKAAEVDTLGDLVSFNKNDLMKFRNFGKKSLTELEELVINKGLSFGMDLSKYKLDKD, encoded by the coding sequence ATGGCATTATTTAATTTTCAGAAGCCCGATAAAGTTATAATGATTGATTCTACCGATTTCGAAGGGAAGTTTGAATTCCGCCCTTTGGAACCTGGTTATGGATTGACTGTTGGGAACGCATTAAGAAGAGTATTGCTTTCGTCTTTGGAAGGTTTTGCTATAACATCTGTTAGAATTGACAAGGTAGAACATGAATTTTCTGTAATATCTGGTATTGTAGAAGATGTAACTGAAATTATATTGAACTTAAAACAAGTTCGTTTTAAAAGACAGATTGAAGATGTTGATTCTGAAACTGTTTCTATATCAGTTAGTGGTAAAAATCAACTTACAGCAGGCGATTTTCAAAAATTTATTTCTGGATTTCAAGTTTTAAATCCAGATTTAGTTATATGTAACATGGATGCTAAAGTAAATGTCAACATGGAGTTGGTTATTGAAAAAGGTAGAGGTTATGTACCAGCAGAAGAAAATAGAAAATCTGGAGCTCCAATAGGTACGATAGCTATTGATTCTATATTTACACCTATAAAAAATGTAAAATATAGTATTGAAAACTTCCGTGTTGAGCAAAAAACTGATTACGAAAAATTAGTTTTCGAAATCGAATCTGATGGGTCAATTGCTCCAAAAGATGCTTTAACAGAAGGTGCTAAAGTTTTAATTCATCACTTTATGTTATTCTCTGATGAGCGTATTACATTAGAAGCTGATGAAATTGCACAAACTGAAACATATGATGAGGAATCATTACACATGCGTCAGTTATTAAAAACAAAATTAGTAGATATGGATCTATCGGTTCGTGCACTAAATTGTTTAAAAGCTGCTGAAGTTGATACTTTAGGTGATTTAGTATCATTCAACAAGAATGATCTAATGAAATTTAGAAACTTCGGTAAAAAATCATTGACAGAATTAGAAGAACTTGTAATCAATAAAGGTTTAAGTTTCGGAATGGATTTGTCAAAATATAAATTAGATAAAGATTAA
- the rplQ gene encoding 50S ribosomal protein L17 — MRHGKKVNHLGRKKAHRVAMLANMACSLIEHKRINTTVAKAKALKQFIEPLITKSKTENNQTTEKGTHNRRIVFKNLRDKYAVTELFSTVSEKVADRPGGYTRIIKLGTRLGDNADMAMIELVDFNEIYNASKTPAKKTTRRSRSKKTDDAAPVVEAPAETKSENTEE, encoded by the coding sequence ATGAGACACGGTAAAAAAGTTAATCATTTAGGTAGAAAAAAAGCACATAGAGTTGCAATGCTTGCAAACATGGCTTGTTCCCTAATTGAGCATAAAAGGATTAATACTACTGTTGCAAAAGCAAAAGCTTTGAAGCAGTTTATTGAGCCATTGATCACTAAATCGAAAACTGAAAACAATCAGACAACTGAAAAAGGTACACATAATAGACGTATCGTTTTCAAAAACCTTAGAGATAAGTATGCTGTTACTGAATTATTCAGTACTGTATCTGAAAAAGTTGCAGATAGACCAGGTGGTTATACTAGAATTATCAAATTAGGAACTCGTTTAGGTGATAACGCAGACATGGCAATGATTGAGTTAGTTGATTTCAATGAAATCTATAACGCATCTAAGACACCTGCTAAGAAAACAACAAGAAGAAGTAGATCAAAGAAAACTGATGATGCTGCTCCTGTTGTAGAAGCTCCTGCAGAAACTAAATCAGAAAATACTGAAGAGTAA
- the rpsD gene encoding 30S ribosomal protein S4, whose protein sequence is MARYTGPKTKIARKFGEAIFGDDKSFEKRNFPPGQHGNARRRGKKSEYAIQLMEKQKAKYTYGILEKQFRNIFATAKRKDGVTGEILLQLCESRLDNVVYRMGVSNSRSGARQLVSHRHITVNGELVNIPSYVLKAGDVVGVREKSKSISTIQDSLAASSSVYEWITWNTEKMEGNFIAVPERLQIPENIKEQLIVELYSK, encoded by the coding sequence ATGGCAAGATATACAGGACCAAAAACAAAAATCGCTCGTAAATTTGGCGAGGCAATATTCGGAGACGATAAGTCATTCGAAAAAAGAAATTTCCCTCCGGGACAACATGGAAACGCTAGACGTCGTGGAAAAAAATCTGAATATGCAATCCAATTAATGGAGAAGCAAAAAGCTAAATATACTTATGGTATATTGGAAAAGCAATTTAGAAATATTTTCGCAACAGCTAAAAGAAAAGATGGTGTTACTGGTGAAATTTTACTTCAATTATGTGAATCTCGTTTAGATAACGTTGTTTACAGAATGGGTGTTTCTAATTCAAGAAGTGGTGCTAGACAATTAGTTTCTCATAGACATATTACAGTAAACGGTGAGTTGGTAAATATACCATCTTATGTTTTAAAAGCTGGTGATGTAGTAGGTGTTAGAGAAAAATCTAAATCTATTTCAACAATACAAGATTCATTAGCTGCTAGTAGCAGTGTTTATGAATGGATTACTTGGAATACTGAAAAAATGGAAGGTAATTTTATTGCTGTTCCTGAAAGACTTCAGATTCCAGAGAATATCAAAGAACAATTAATCGTCGAGTTATACTCTAAATAA